One genomic region from Campylobacter concisus encodes:
- a CDS encoding terminase large subunit domain-containing protein → MAYSKQTKELVLNLISSGYSLSEISKEYKIDVSTLSRWKGKEDKQGRLTSQNLKAQIAELSKGKSSDSKAKQIAMLSASLSRLEGQKAKEAKVKNKKKPTTIMNADYESLKAKAMDEGGLYGYQKDFINDTSQFRIVLKSRQIGFSYASSLDALLGAVAGRNQLFLSASEEQARILMNYLDGWAEKFGILFAKNSEYEKSLDSGATIRVMAHNFRTVQGFTGDIWMDEFAWYPNQKRIWHAFVPSIGAVAGRLTILSTPFEENSLFHELFDNETKYYMFSRHRVDIYRAIEDGLNFDLETMRDLFDADTWASAYECQFIDDENALLSVELIKSCIKDYAPALPAKSVPQYAGFDVGRTKDRSAHIAVYDEGGVKKLSVLDVIAKASFEAQENLLIDFLRLNPLAMQKIDKTGIGMSVAEKVKRRFPSRVQGVYFTQSSKEAMALNLKKHFEDKSIIIPNDPALIADLHAIKRKAGAKSFIYDSDRNEHGHADRFWALALALSYFEKVRDKRGKAYII, encoded by the coding sequence ATGGCGTATTCTAAGCAGACGAAAGAACTCGTTTTAAATTTAATCTCCTCTGGATACTCGTTGTCTGAAATTAGTAAAGAATACAAGATCGACGTATCTACTCTGTCGCGTTGGAAAGGCAAAGAGGATAAACAAGGCCGCCTAACCTCTCAAAATTTAAAAGCTCAAATCGCAGAGCTTAGCAAAGGCAAAAGCAGCGACAGTAAAGCAAAACAAATAGCGATGCTCTCCGCATCTTTATCTCGCCTTGAAGGTCAAAAGGCGAAAGAGGCGAAGGTAAAAAATAAGAAAAAGCCTACCACCATAATGAACGCAGACTATGAAAGCCTAAAGGCTAAAGCTATGGATGAGGGCGGGCTTTACGGTTATCAAAAAGATTTTATCAATGACACGTCTCAGTTTCGTATCGTGCTAAAATCCCGCCAAATAGGTTTTTCATACGCCTCGAGCCTTGATGCGCTGCTTGGAGCCGTTGCGGGTCGTAATCAGCTGTTTTTGAGCGCGAGCGAAGAGCAAGCTAGGATTTTAATGAACTACCTAGACGGATGGGCCGAGAAATTCGGCATACTTTTTGCTAAAAATAGCGAATACGAAAAGAGCCTAGATAGCGGCGCTACGATTAGGGTTATGGCTCATAACTTCCGTACGGTGCAAGGTTTTACGGGCGATATTTGGATGGATGAGTTCGCTTGGTATCCAAATCAAAAGCGAATCTGGCATGCTTTCGTGCCCTCAATCGGCGCGGTAGCGGGTCGCCTCACTATCCTATCTACGCCGTTTGAAGAGAATTCGCTATTTCACGAGCTATTCGACAACGAAACAAAATACTATATGTTTTCAAGGCATAGAGTAGATATTTATAGAGCTATCGAGGACGGTCTAAATTTCGATCTTGAAACTATGCGCGATCTTTTTGACGCCGATACGTGGGCGAGCGCGTATGAGTGCCAATTCATAGACGACGAAAACGCGCTTTTAAGCGTGGAGCTTATAAAAAGTTGTATAAAAGACTATGCGCCGGCACTCCCCGCCAAAAGCGTCCCGCAATACGCGGGATTTGACGTGGGTCGCACGAAAGATAGATCGGCTCATATAGCCGTATACGACGAAGGCGGCGTAAAGAAGCTAAGCGTGCTAGACGTTATCGCCAAAGCAAGCTTTGAAGCGCAAGAAAATTTACTCATAGACTTTTTGCGCCTAAACCCTTTGGCTATGCAAAAGATAGATAAAACGGGTATCGGTATGAGCGTAGCCGAAAAGGTAAAAAGGCGCTTTCCTTCAAGGGTGCAAGGGGTCTATTTTACGCAAAGTAGCAAAGAGGCTATGGCTTTAAATTTAAAAAAACACTTTGAAGATAAAAGCATAATCATCCCAAACGACCCGGCATTAATAGCCGATCTTCACGCTATAAAGCGAAAAGCGGGCGCTAAAAGCTTTATTTACGACAGCGACCGCAACGAACACGGCCACGCCGACCGCTTTTGGGCGTTAGCTTTGGCGCTTAGTTACTTTGAAAAGGTAAGGGACAAAAGAGGCAAGGCGTATATTATTTAA
- a CDS encoding phage portal protein produces MDRIFKAAQGSAQLTEESKDSQGLIEPFFSFDRLLSLFYANTYHRRAVQLKASLLSNIEDGSKLEGGAMTPKDFLYAFILNLEIFGNAFVEIAGKNLYVLPSIEARVNESKEIFQVKNNKSIALNAKHLYYYSPNSRFYGEPDYLAAMLSILTNQKADSFNNAFFENSARADTAIIFENSEPDEMQLNAFKEFFGSNFKGTGNAHKTLVLTANGDNAKVRIEDLSKVSDISFEKLKNLNRDEIIAAHGVPPRMVGVMTAGQLGGSGEVTGQLHSFNELTIIPKQEQIEWFFDSIGYPIKLKPIDVSNFKDDGELVAGLVSSGIISLNEARGILGYNK; encoded by the coding sequence ATGGATAGAATTTTTAAAGCAGCGCAAGGTAGCGCACAGCTTACTGAAGAAAGCAAAGACTCACAAGGCTTAATAGAGCCGTTTTTTAGCTTTGATAGATTGCTAAGTCTTTTTTACGCTAATACCTATCACAGGCGAGCTGTGCAATTAAAAGCATCACTGTTGTCTAATATAGAAGATGGCTCAAAGCTTGAAGGTGGCGCTATGACGCCCAAAGATTTTTTATATGCGTTTATATTAAATCTTGAAATTTTTGGAAATGCTTTTGTTGAAATTGCGGGTAAAAACCTTTATGTACTTCCCTCTATCGAAGCTAGAGTAAACGAAAGCAAAGAAATATTTCAAGTAAAAAACAATAAATCAATAGCGCTTAACGCCAAGCACTTATATTATTACTCTCCAAACTCTAGGTTTTACGGAGAGCCCGATTATTTGGCGGCTATGCTCTCGATTCTCACCAATCAAAAAGCCGACAGCTTTAATAACGCCTTTTTTGAAAACTCCGCCCGAGCCGATACGGCCATAATCTTTGAAAATTCAGAGCCTGATGAAATGCAGCTTAACGCCTTTAAAGAATTTTTCGGCTCGAATTTTAAAGGGACGGGCAATGCGCACAAAACTTTGGTTTTAACCGCAAACGGCGATAACGCAAAAGTACGTATCGAGGATCTAAGCAAGGTAAGCGATATTAGTTTTGAAAAGCTTAAAAACCTAAATAGGGACGAGATCATAGCCGCACACGGAGTACCGCCTAGAATGGTCGGAGTAATGACCGCCGGACAGCTTGGAGGCAGCGGAGAGGTAACCGGACAACTGCACAGCTTTAACGAGCTTACGATCATCCCAAAACAAGAGCAAATAGAGTGGTTTTTCGATAGTATCGGCTATCCTATCAAGCTTAAGCCTATCGATGTAAGCAACTTTAAAGACGACGGAGAGCTGGTAGCTGGGCTGGTAAGCAGCGGCATAATTAGCCTAAACGAAGCGCGCGGAATTTTGGGTTATAACAAATAA
- a CDS encoding phage major capsid protein: MDGLNDILKGSMNATNVTLSGSLTPEQSHNFIDVIKQNNGFLQKIHTEKMGRLTKELDAWDVAKGILVRVASGEKPNDSQRSALSKVGAKLDAKSVQLFSRILQDALEDNKSNPNFEKETFDAFAKAFGNDLALLGFTGESDTYDGTFKTLHKGWLQVVKDSSDAVKLTYAASEKVSNRLSALVGSIDPDIVSEARILINPSDVQEYNKELSALNSPLHLVQGGANQILGIPFEITPLMPKGTYLATPLKNLVLGVVLDIRRNRWYDAEERALKYVFDVFTDYEVVVKKWASLMSKA, from the coding sequence ATGGACGGATTAAACGATATTTTAAAAGGCTCTATGAATGCCACCAATGTTACTCTCTCGGGCTCACTTACACCTGAGCAATCGCATAATTTTATAGACGTTATTAAGCAAAATAACGGCTTTTTGCAAAAAATCCATACTGAAAAAATGGGTCGACTTACTAAAGAGCTCGATGCATGGGACGTAGCAAAAGGAATTTTGGTGCGCGTAGCTAGTGGCGAAAAACCAAACGACTCACAAAGATCGGCTTTAAGCAAAGTAGGTGCAAAGCTAGATGCCAAAAGCGTTCAGCTATTCTCTCGCATCTTGCAAGACGCGTTAGAAGATAATAAGTCAAACCCTAATTTTGAAAAAGAGACTTTTGACGCGTTTGCTAAAGCTTTCGGTAACGATTTGGCGCTTCTTGGCTTTACCGGAGAGAGCGATACTTACGACGGAACTTTTAAGACGCTACATAAAGGCTGGCTACAAGTAGTCAAGGACTCTAGCGACGCAGTTAAATTAACCTATGCAGCATCAGAAAAGGTATCAAATAGACTGAGTGCATTAGTTGGATCTATAGACCCGGACATCGTAAGCGAAGCTAGGATTTTGATAAACCCTTCCGACGTTCAGGAATACAATAAAGAGCTAAGCGCACTAAATTCGCCGCTTCATCTCGTTCAAGGCGGAGCCAACCAAATACTTGGCATTCCATTTGAAATAACTCCTCTTATGCCAAAAGGCACTTATCTAGCTACTCCACTTAAAAACTTAGTTTTAGGAGTAGTTTTAGACATCCGTCGTAACCGCTGGTATGACGCTGAAGAGCGAGCTTTAAAATACGTATTTGATGTATTTACTGATTATGAAGTAGTCGTTAAAAAATGGGCTAGCCTTATGAGTAAGGCATAA
- a CDS encoding glycoside hydrolase family protein, whose translation MSLKENIKENEGFKSYIYQDTCGHPTVGYGFKVSSLSKDELFLNGGRVEPMSKAVADQILEMKLIKLIPSVCEAFPWLEDKPKNVQDVVIEMCYQMGVPGVKKFVTTLNFIKSGEYEAAYKNGLDSLWAKQTPNRAKKVLSGLLDN comes from the coding sequence ATGTCATTAAAAGAAAACATAAAAGAGAACGAAGGCTTTAAAAGCTACATATATCAGGATACTTGTGGGCATCCTACTGTCGGATATGGTTTTAAGGTTTCATCTCTTAGTAAAGACGAACTCTTTTTAAATGGTGGAAGGGTTGAGCCTATGAGTAAAGCGGTAGCAGATCAGATTTTAGAGATGAAGCTTATTAAGCTCATACCTAGCGTTTGTGAAGCTTTTCCTTGGCTGGAAGATAAGCCAAAAAATGTCCAAGACGTGGTAATAGAGATGTGTTATCAAATGGGAGTGCCAGGAGTTAAAAAATTTGTTACCACTCTTAATTTTATAAAGTCTGGCGAATATGAGGCAGCCTATAAGAATGGACTAGATAGCCTTTGGGCAAAACAAACGCCGAACCGAGCAAAGAAGGTGCTAAGTGGGTTACTTGATAACTAA
- a CDS encoding XkdF-like putative serine protease domain-containing protein, which translates to MAREITDMQIKLISLVSAGANNKKIIYKNENFNELLRVDFKKSDAEQGVVYGIVYAPDEVDTQGDFANADEIKRATYNFMKRSDLSYCIDVNHNFNIADAYICESWIVKSKDEFFNEEGAWAVGIKIEDEELREMIKNGTITGLSMYGSGVIKGSEKEDVTKGGVIAALKEFFGSSENFKKESSNNKGETMDENTVAELVKAGISANDARLETLEKSVSELTAKLDAITSELSKSKQDVTIEKTQISASKGIL; encoded by the coding sequence ATGGCTAGAGAGATAACTGATATGCAAATCAAGTTAATTTCGCTGGTATCAGCAGGTGCTAACAATAAAAAAATCATCTACAAAAATGAGAATTTTAACGAGCTGTTAAGAGTCGATTTTAAAAAGAGCGATGCAGAACAAGGAGTTGTTTATGGGATAGTTTATGCCCCGGACGAAGTGGATACACAAGGAGATTTTGCAAATGCTGACGAAATCAAAAGGGCTACTTATAACTTTATGAAGAGATCGGACCTTAGCTACTGTATAGATGTAAATCATAATTTTAATATTGCAGACGCCTATATATGCGAAAGCTGGATAGTAAAAAGCAAAGATGAATTCTTTAATGAAGAGGGAGCGTGGGCGGTAGGCATCAAAATAGAAGATGAGGAACTGCGAGAGATGATAAAAAACGGAACGATAACTGGACTATCAATGTATGGCAGTGGAGTGATAAAGGGGAGCGAAAAAGAAGATGTCACAAAAGGCGGCGTAATAGCGGCGCTAAAAGAGTTTTTCGGCTCAAGCGAAAATTTTAAAAAAGAAAGTTCAAACAACAAAGGAGAAACAATGGATGAAAATACAGTTGCCGAGCTTGTAAAAGCTGGCATTAGTGCAAATGACGCAAGGCTTGAAACACTTGAAAAATCGGTAAGCGAGCTAACCGCCAAACTTGACGCGATAACAAGCGAGTTAAGCAAATCAAAACAAGACGTAACGATCGAAAAAACGCAAATTTCAGCAAGCAAAGGAATACTATAA
- a CDS encoding phage baseplate assembly protein V has translation MIEVGIISEVRDDRAKVAIGSMVTDFLPVFQAHANSYAVSFSPIRVGEQVLVLPVHDELNSGVVLRGLYQSSYKTDATDKKVHISFEDGIKMSYDSSSSCLEISSPKLINITCDNANVKAKNVMVEASETTIKSGDIKLLGNTLIEGSINTAGSGGGSGSFEINGDVRITGSITTGGNAKFGGSVSDARGSLTDHKNNGLARD, from the coding sequence ATGATTGAAGTTGGAATTATCAGTGAAGTAAGAGATGACCGTGCAAAAGTTGCCATTGGTTCGATGGTAACTGATTTTTTGCCGGTATTTCAAGCACATGCCAACTCTTATGCAGTGAGCTTTTCACCAATACGTGTAGGAGAGCAAGTGCTAGTGCTACCTGTGCATGATGAGCTAAACTCAGGTGTGGTGCTTCGTGGACTTTATCAAAGTTCATATAAAACTGATGCAACTGATAAGAAAGTACATATAAGTTTTGAAGATGGCATAAAGATGAGCTATGACAGCTCTAGCTCTTGCCTTGAAATTTCATCTCCAAAGCTTATAAACATAACTTGCGATAACGCAAATGTAAAGGCTAAGAATGTGATGGTGGAGGCCAGCGAGACAACAATAAAAAGCGGGGATATCAAGCTGCTCGGCAATACACTCATTGAAGGGTCAATAAATACAGCAGGAAGCGGTGGTGGTAGTGGTAGCTTTGAGATAAATGGAGATGTAAGGATCACTGGCTCAATCACGACAGGTGGCAATGCAAAATTTGGCGGCAGCGTAAGTGATGCGCGTGGCAGCCTAACAGATCATAAAAATAACGGACTTGCGAGGGATTAG
- a CDS encoding GPW/gp25 family protein, with the protein MKYLIDIENSIKDILLTPLGSRVMLPEYGSRIYELIDRKVDDEFRADLACFVIEAVEKWEKRVKIDEVRLIGLKDHKLSFKVVLMSGDEIEVRA; encoded by the coding sequence ATGAAATATCTCATTGATATAGAAAACTCTATCAAAGACATACTCCTAACTCCGCTTGGCTCAAGGGTGATGCTACCTGAGTATGGCAGCAGAATTTATGAGCTAATAGATCGCAAGGTGGATGATGAATTTCGTGCTGATCTGGCGTGCTTTGTGATAGAAGCGGTTGAGAAGTGGGAAAAGAGAGTAAAGATCGATGAAGTTCGTCTTATAGGCCTAAAAGATCATAAGCTTAGCTTTAAAGTAGTGCTTATGAGTGGCGATGAGATAGAGGTAAGAGCATGA
- a CDS encoding HK97 gp10 family phage protein, with product MKNIDKYLKDFLFRVGSGVAQVAKEKTAPIRTGNLKRDIRVFEANASEVKIGNTLKIKYAKYVHSGTRAYTIKPRNKKALANKKAGLFFGKKVKHPGIKANPYLLNAWNIYKNGGLKRASDELAQNVGKEIVKEIKVILKNQ from the coding sequence ATGAAAAATATCGACAAATATTTAAAAGACTTCCTTTTTAGAGTGGGTTCGGGCGTAGCGCAGGTCGCCAAAGAAAAAACAGCACCTATAAGAACAGGCAATCTCAAAAGAGATATAAGGGTATTTGAGGCAAACGCTAGTGAAGTGAAAATAGGAAATACCTTAAAAATAAAATATGCCAAATATGTCCATAGTGGTACAAGAGCTTATACTATCAAACCCAGAAATAAAAAAGCTTTAGCCAATAAAAAGGCGGGATTATTTTTTGGTAAAAAGGTAAAACACCCCGGCATAAAGGCAAATCCATATCTGTTAAACGCTTGGAATATCTACAAAAACGGCGGCTTGAAACGCGCTAGCGACGAGCTAGCGCAAAATGTAGGTAAAGAGATAGTAAAAGAGATAAAAGTGATTTTAAAAAATCAATAA
- a CDS encoding competence protein CoiA, whose protein sequence is MQNIIDEIRRYNKLKMIADDEIIPYIEMAESQIGKYAVEEASKTKAAAFYTLALLGQKLWLKIQQRANEYDESLDTFKDVKQWEEYWMDKFYKLTTKKNTSGYFYAAV, encoded by the coding sequence ATGCAAAATATCATAGATGAAATTAGACGCTATAACAAATTAAAAATGATAGCCGACGACGAGATAATACCGTATATAGAAATGGCAGAGTCTCAGATAGGCAAATACGCCGTAGAAGAGGCGAGCAAAACAAAAGCCGCCGCTTTTTATACGTTAGCGCTTTTAGGACAGAAGCTTTGGCTTAAAATCCAGCAGCGCGCAAATGAATACGACGAGAGCTTAGATACTTTTAAAGACGTTAAGCAGTGGGAGGAGTATTGGATGGATAAATTTTACAAACTTACGACAAAGAAAAATACGAGCGGATATTTTTATGCCGCCGTCTAA